In Burkholderiaceae bacterium DAT-1, the genomic stretch AACAAGGGTGGCGCGTTTGGCGCATGGTGCGCCGACGTACTGCTGTCTGTATTCGGCTATTCTGCCTGGTGGCTGGTGGCATTCTGCATGTCGGCCATCTGGTGGGGATACCGGCGACTCGAAAAGGTCAATGAAGATCAGCGTCTGGTCATCGTAGCCGTGGTCGGTTTCATGATGATTTTGCTGAGTAGCAGCAGCCTTGAGGCATTGCGTCTCCATTCGCTCACCTGGCCTTTACCCGATGCGCCCGGGGGGATTATCGGGCTTGCGCTGGGTGGATTATTGTTCCACGCCTTAGGCTTTATCGGCGCAACATTAGCCCTGCTGGCCTCGTTTTCCATTGGTATGTCCCTGTTTGTGGGCGTGTCCTGGCTGGGCATGATGGAAAAGTTGGGGACGTGGGTCGAAACGCGCGTATTGAGCGTATTCGAACGCGTCGAGGCCTTTCAGGATCGCCGGGCTGGCGAGCGTGCAGCGACTGCACGCGCCGATAAGGTGAAAGTCGAACGCCAGCGTTTCGAGGATGCACCTGCAATCGTTATTCAGGATCCATTGCCGGAGCAGCCGCCGGAGGAGTCTCCCAGAGAAATCCGGGCACGTGAAAAGGCGGCCGCGCAAGCTGCGCAGGCGAGCTTGTTTGAGGAGGCGGCATTACCGCCATGGGAAGAACCCGGCGAGCCTGATCTTCCCGCAGCACCGGCAGCACTGGACCTGCCCGAGATCGACACATTCGAATCCGATGTCGCGCCGATCCGAGAACCCGTACCGGCAGTACCCGTTGCACCCGTGGCCGCTCCGGCTATTCCGCATAAGACCGTGGTCAAAAAGACGCCGCCGCTCATCAAGCATGGTCGTCCTGAGTTGCCGGACATTACCTTGCTGGCACCTCCTCCCCCATCACAGGAGCTGGTGAGTCACGAAACCATCGAATACACCTCACGTCTGATCGAGCGCAAACTGGCTGAGTTTGGAGTGGAAGTGAAGGTGGTGGCTGCGTATCCGGGCCCGGTGATTACCCGCTACGAAATCGAGCCTGCAACAGGGGTAAAGGGTTCGCAGATCGTTAATCTCATGAAGGATCTGGCGCGCGCGCTGAGTCTGATTAGCATTCGCGTAGTCGAGACCATTCCGGGCAAGACTTATATGGGTCTGGAACTGCCCAATCCGAAGCGCCAGATCGTTCGGCTTTCGGAGATTATAGGCTCACAGCCTTATCATGATTCCAGCTCGCTGCTGACCATGGCCTTTGGCAAGGATATTTCCGGTAAGCCGGTTGTGTCGGACCTGGCAAAGGCCCCGCATATGCTGGTGGCAGGTACCACGGGTTCCGGCAAATCAGTCGCCATGAATGCGATTATTCTGTCGATGCTGTACAAGGCAACCGCGGATGAAGTCCGGCTGATCATGATTGATCCGAAGATGCTGGAGCTGAGTATCTACGAGGGTATTCCACATCTTCTGGCGCCGGTTGTGACCGATATGAAGCATGCCGCCAACGCGCTCAACTGGTGCGTGGGCGAAATGGAAAAACGCTACCGTCTGATGAGTGCGATGGGCGTGCGGAATCTGGCTGGCTTTAACCAGAAACTGAAAGAGGCTGAAAAGCGCGGTGAGCGACTCACCAATCCTTTCTCGCTGACCCCGGAAAACCCTGAGCCGCTCGCGCATCTGCCCATGATTGTGGTGCTGATCGACGAGCTGGCCGATCTGATGATGGTGGCAGGCAAGAAGATCGAAGAGTTGATTGCCCGTCTGGCGCAAAAGGCGCGTGCGGCCGGTATCCACCTGATTCTGGCCACCCAGCGCCCCAGCGTGGATGTGATTACCGGTCTGATCAAAGCGAATATTCCGACCCGCATGGCGTTTCAGGTATCCAGCAAAATCGATAGTCGCACTATTCTCGACCAGATGGGTGCGGAATCGCTGCTAGGGCAGGGCGATGGTCTATTCCTGCCACCGGGCAGCGGCTACCCGCAACGGATTCACGGCGCATTTGTGGCTGATGAAGAAGTGCATGCGGTGGTCGAGTTCCTCAAGCAGCAAGGCGAGCCCAACTATATCGAAGGTATCCTCACCGGCGCAGTGGAAGGCGAGGGCGGCGGTTCGGGTGAGTTTGGTTTGTCCGGCGGCGAAGGCGAAGGTGATGCCATGTATGACGAAGCTGTGGCCTTCGTCATCAAAAGCCGTAAGGCATCCATCTCGTCGGTGCAGCGACAACTCCGCATCGGCTACAACCGTGCTGCCCGTCTGGTTGAGCAAATGGAAGCCGCCGGTTTGGTGAGCCCGCCCGAGCACAATGGCAATCGGACTGTACTGGTGCCCGCTAGGGAAGAAGCATAAGTTCGAAGGGTGTACGCTGGCATAATTTGCTGACAGTAGCGACAATAGGGGCTGTCGTGCCTGATTTGCGCGACAGCTTGTCCCTGTTTGTTCGTTTGAGGCACTCATGAATCTCCATACGCTGTACCCTGACCGCTGGAAAGCGCTCGCCAACGAATCCGCCAGCTGGCACTTGCCCGATGGCACTGAGGCGCGCATGCGTTTCTTTACGGTTGAAGCCGGTCAGCTGTGGTTGCAAAGTGGCCGTCTGGTGCCGTGTGATCCCTTCGCATCGCTGCAATGGCGCGAAAATGGCCAGCTGGAGCTCGAACCCGGCCAGTACCGGGTGGTGGTGACGGTGGCTGATATCAGTGAGGCGCAGGATGGCTCGGATTGCCGCGATGCCTATCTGAGCCTGATTGTGAACGATCAGCCAGCGACGCACTGGTTTTTTCTGGCAGCCTTGCCTGAAGACATGGATTACCCCGACGATCTGGAGGATCACCAGTTTATCGGTATCGAGGCGGCTCAAGGCGCTGTTGGTTTTGTTGATGCTGATGCGGTAGAACGTCTGATGCCTGATCCCGCGCTCGAAGACTGGGAAGACTGGGTGTTTGACAGCGGTGAGCCGGATGCCTGGCTGGCACAGCTTGAAGATCCGGATAATGTGGCTGCAGGAATCGCCAATATTCGATTGCCGAATGCGCAGAATGGCGAAAACATTGTGATCTGTGGCGCAGGATTCGGCGAAGGCAATTACCCTGTGGTCGGGACATTCACCGCCGACGGACATCTCACAGCCGTACACATCGACCTGATGATGCTACCGGTTTCACCCATGCCCGAGTGGGATTGAGCAGAATGAATTGGTGATTCGCCGCCCTAGTTGGCGGCAATCACCTTACTGCCTACGCGCCAGTCAAACATGCCTTTCCAGGCGGATAACACCATATTTGGGTACTCAGGCTTGCCCAGGCTGCCGTTATAGCGACCTAGCGCGCGGTACAGGTCACCATTCTCGATATCGAGATAATGGCGCAGGATGGTGCAGCCGAAGCGCAGATTGGTATACATATCGAACAGATTGTGCTCGTTTGCGCCAATCTGCCGCACCCAGAACGGCATCACCTGCATCAGGCCACGTGCACCTGCACTGGAAATGGCGTACTTGCGGAAGCCGCTTTCCACGTAGATCAGACCCAGCACCATTTGCGGATCAAGCCCGGCGCGGGTGGCTTCATACTGAATCGCTGTCAGCAGCTTTTCACGCATGAAGGCGTCCGGCACTTTCTTTTCCAGGCGGCGCGACATTTCCGCCAGCCAGACCTGGCCTTCGGACGGATGACTGAAGACCAGTCGGGGCTCTGCATCGCTATTGATCGAGCGTTGCATGGCGGTGGAAACGGCTGCAGACAGCACCTCCTCCTTCTGTGCACCTGCAAGGGCTGGCAGGCTCATGGCCGACAGCATCAGCAGACAGGGAAGGGTGAGGCGCGTGGTCATGATGCGTGTTTCCTGAGCTTACTTGCCGAGACGGCCTTGAATGAACGATAGTGCATCGGCAACGGCGACGAGATCCTTGTCGCCGGATTTGCGGTGCACGTATTCGATTTTGCCATCTGCCAGCGATTTGTCGCCAATGGTGATGCGATGCGGGATGCCGATCAGCTCCATATCGGCAAACATCGAACCCGGACGCTCGTCGCGATCATCCAGCAGCGCATCAATACCCGCGGCTGTCAGCTGGGCATACAGCGCATCAGCGGCCGATTTCACTGCTTCCGAACGATGATAGCCGACGCCCACGATAGCCACGGTAAACGGTGCCAGTGCTTCCGGCCACACAATGCCGCGTTCATCGTGGTTCTGTTCGATCGCCGCACCCACTACACGTGACACGCCAATGCCGTAGCAGCCCATTTCCATCGGTTGCAGCTGGCCTTCGGCATCCAGATAGGTACACTTCATTGCAGCAGAGTACTTGGTGCGCAGTTGGAAAATGTGACCGACTTCAATGCCCTTGCACAGCGCCAGTACACCCTTTCCATCCGGTGACGGATCACCTGCTACCACATTGCGGATATCGGCCACGATATCGGCTTCCGGCAGATCGCGGCCCCAGTTGACGCCCGCCAGGTGGAACTTAGGCTTGTTGGCGCCCACGACGAAGTCGCTCATGGCAGCAACCGTCTGATCGGCAATCAGACGTACCTTGCTGCGGTCAATGCCGATCGGGCCGAGGAAGCCCGGTGGGCAGTTGAAGAAAGCGCGGATTTCTTCTTCGGTGGCCAGGCGGAAATCGTTCATGTCCGGCAGTTTGCCGACCTTGATTTCATTCAGGCTGTGATCGCCACGCAACAGGAAAATGTTCAGCTTGCCTTCGGCAATCGCTGCAACCAGCTTCACGGTGCGCTCGATACCGATGCCCATCAACTGCGCCACTTGTTCGCAGGTGGTTTGCTTCGGCGTATCGACATCGCGCAATGCTTCTGTTGCAGCCGCACGCGGGGTGGTCGGGGCCAGCGCTTCGGCTAACTCGACGTTGGCTGCGTAGTCAGACGTCGGGCAGTAAGCCAGCCAGTCTTCACCGGCTTCTGCCAGTACGTGGAATTCGTGGGAACCATCACCACCAATGGCGCCGGTATCAGCTGCGACCGGACGGAAGGTCAGACCCAGGCGGCGGAAGGTGTTGGAGTAGGCTTCATGCATGCGCCAGTAGGTTTTTTCCAGCGACGGGAAGTCGACGTGGAAAGAGTAGGCATCCTTCATCAGGAATTCACGTGCGCGCATCACGCCATAACGCGGGCGGGTCTCGTCACGGAATTTGGTCTGGATCTGGTAGAAGTTCAGCGGGAGCTGCTTGTAGCTCTTGATTTCATTGCGGGCGATGTCAGTAATGACTTCTTCGTGCGTCGGGCCAAAACAGAATTCGCGATCATGGCGATCCTTGATGCGCAGCATCAGGCCCTTCTCGAAGATTTCCCAGCGGCCCGATTCCTGCCACAGCTCGGCGGGTTGAATGGCGGGCATCAATACTTCCATGGCACCGGCCGCGTTCATTTCTTCGCGAACGACAGTTTCAATCTTGCGCAGCACGCGCAGTCCCAGCGGCATCCAGGTATAGAGACCCGAACCCAGTTTCTTGATCAGGCCCGCACGCAGCATCAGCTTGTGCGAAATCAGTTCGGCCTCGCTCGGGGCTTCTTTCAGCGTGGAGAGAAAGTATTGCGACGTGCGCATGGAATACACCCTGAATGGCAAGAGAAAACCACCATTTTACCGCAGCGCGGAGGGGATTGCATGCGCCGCTGTCGGTCAGTTGCGCGATGTGTCCTGCAGCGCTGCCAGTGCGTCGGCAATATGGGCGGCAATCAGCTTCTCTAGCTCAGGCAGAATCGCCTGTGTGACGGATTTGACTGCCTGCTGGTGAATGACTGCAATTTGCTTGCTCAGCTCGGTACGCACCAGACGATGCATTTCCGGTTTGATTTCGTCCATCAGTGCAGCGCAGAGTGCGTCCGCAGAGGCAAGTTCGACCGGCTCAGTCGCAGGCTCGGGGGAAGTGGTCGGTGCGGGAGTGGGCGATTCCAGCTGCGCAGCCACAATCGACCGAAGGGCTGGTGTTGCAGCATTTAATGCGGATACCGACTCGCGAATTGGAATGACCGGTTCCGGCGCGGGTGCCGCGACGGGCGTGAGTTCGATATGTAGAACGTCTTCCTCCACCTGAGGATGGGAGTCCCCTGCGGCAAAGGGATCGTCGAGCATGATGTCCAGTGGCTCGAACGAGAAAATGGTTTCAGGACCCGCGGCCGAACGTGTTTCCGGTGTGACCAGTGGCCGGGTATGGTCGTCGAATTCAACGATCAGATCCTGCGCTTCCGGTACAGGTGCGGGTGCAGGGACGGGCGGGACGACGCTGCCACCATAGCTTTGCGCATGCACCTGAGGTTCGAGTGCTGTCACAGCATCGTCCTCGATCAGATCGAAGGCGATTTCCGGCAATAAAGCGGATGGCTGATGGTGGGTGCTAGTCTGGGCCGATTCCCGGCCACTCAGCGCAGGCACTTCAATCAGCGATTCGAACGATTGCTCCGCCACAGGCTGAACGGTTTCAATCAGTCGTGACGGCGAGGGCGGGGCGACGGGCGTGTCAGCAACAGGCTGAGAGGCCGGCGGCGATTGCGGTGTTTCTCCCAGAATTTCTTCGGTAGAAAACAGCAAATCAACAAAATCATCCTGCGCATCAGCCAAAACGACATTACTCAATACAGGAATGTCATCGTGCTGCGTCGCAATTTCGAGTTCTGTCAAAACGGGAATGCCCGATTGTGAAGGGCCGCCGCGATGTTTCTGCATCAGTGCATCAAGCTTATTCAGCACGGGTGTTTGCCTGGTGTCCTTATCCATGAAACATCGCTATCCAGGGCGGGAGGCCGCCATATCGGTAAAATCAACAGTCAGACCCTGACTGCGATACTGCCGCGCACGTTCGCGCGCCAGATCGCGGGCAGGTATGTCATCGAGCGCAACAATTTCGATGACGCGGTCAAACCGTTCAGGTTGACCGCAGGGTTGGCCAGACGCATTAAACAGCACATTTCGTTCCGGTATGTGTGCAATCGAATGAGCGATCAAAACCGGCGTGTGCTCGGCCAGTGGATGATCATGCACGCAATGCGGAAGAAATCCGATATCGGGCACCTGCCACAAGAAAGTATCCATGGCGGCAGATGCCGAGATCGACCCGGTCAGTATGCCGAGTGTTAGCCCACGATTCAATGCCTTGTTAGCAAGCTGGCATAAAGCCAGATCGTGATTCTGGACATTGAAATAAAAACTGACGCGGGCCATTGCTGCTTTATTACTCCTGTTGATTACTTCTTGGCTGCTTTACTTGCTTTTGCGGCCGGTTTGGCTGCGGGCTTGCTGGCTGCCTTGGCCGCAGGCTTGGCTTCTGACTTGGCGGCTGGCTTAGCTGAGGCCTTAGCTGCAGGTTTTGCTGAAACTGCAACACTAGCCAGCGCTGCACGTGCTTGCAGGAAGCGTGTCAGCAGCGGAACCGGGCGGCCAGTTGCACCCTTTTGTGCGCCGGATTTCCATGCAGTTCCGGCGACATCCAGATGAGCCCAATCATACTTTTCGGTGAAGCGGGACAGGAAGCACGCTGCAGTAATCGAACCGCCCGGACGACCGCCCACATTCGCCAGATCGGCAAAGTTGGACTTCAGCCCCTCATGGTACTCCTCAAACAGCGGCATGTGCCATGCACGGTCACCGGATGTTGCGCTCGCTGCCATCAGTTCCTGTGCCAGTGCATCCTTGTTGGCATAGAGACCTGTAGTGATGTGACCCAGTGCGATCACGCATGCGCCTGTCAGCGTCGCTACATCCACCACTGCCGCAGGGGTGAAACGTTCTGCGTAGGTCAATGCATCGCACAGAATCAGGCGGCCTTCTGCATCGGTATTCAGAATTTCTACTGTGAGGCCGTTCATGGTGGTGACAATGTCACCCGGCTTGCTGGCGTTACCGGCAGGCATGTTTTCACATGCAGGTACGATCGCGATGACATTCAATGGCAGCTTCAATTCACCTACGGCATGCATTGTTGCGATGACCGAGCCGCCACCCATCATGTCGTACTTCATTTCGTCCATGCCTTCGCCCGGCTTCAGCGAAATACCACCCGAGTCGAATGTAATGGCCTTGCCGACCAGCACAACAGGCTTGTCACCCTTTTTGCCACCTTCGTGCTTCAGTACAATCAGCTTCATGGCTTCGGTCGAACCCTTGGCGACCGAAATAAACGAGCCCATGCCCAGTTTTTCCAGCGCGGGGCGCTCAAGAATTTCAACCTTCATGCCAAACTGCTTGGCAATCTCCTGTGCGCGACCCGCCAGGTAGGTTGGTGTGCAGTAATTCGGAGCCAGATTGCCGAGATCCTTGGCGTAGTTTACGGCGGTGCCCAGTGCCTGGCCGCGTGCAGCAGCCGCTTCGGCAGCTTTCTCCCCGCCCTTCACTACGACGAATGTCGCCTTGGCAAGTGCCTGACGTGTATCTTTCTTTGACTTGGTCTGGTCAAAGCGATAGCTGGCATCTACGACTGCACAGGCCGCCTCTTCCACACTCCATTCCAGTGTCTTGCCTTCAGGCAGCTGGTCAATTGCAAATACTGCTTCTTTCACGGCAAAGCCATCAACGATTCGCGCGGCTGCGCCGTAGGCTGCGCGGTACTCTTTCTCGCTGTCGCCCAGACTCACGAGTACAATGCGTTCGGCGGCCACGCCGGCGACCTTGTGCAGAACCACGGTGCTGCCAGCCTTTGCACTCAGGTCACCCAGCTTGATCACAGCAGAAATGTGGCCGTTTGCGGCAGCGTCCAGTGCCTGTCCTGCCGCAGACAGTTCCTTGCCGTTGCGAACGGCGATAACCAGTACGGGGCTCTTGAGTTTGTCGAGTGCAGATGCCTTGATGCTGAATTCCACGGTGGACTCCTGTAAGATCGCGTCTCGCAGTTGTGGTGTTTTTACAATTGCGGCACGAAAGGTGGACGTATTCGGCCTGTAGGCCGATAACATGATTTCGGGAATGATCCCGGAATTGTCCGTATTCAACCGGAAAAAGTCAAAGTACCGAACGTCCGTGCATTCCGCTCTTAAGTTTTTCGGCCAAATATGTGTGCCGCGCAAGCAGATTTTCACCCGCAGCCTGTTGCGCGAGTTCAGCTCGACAGCGGCGGCATCCTTTATTGTCCTGCTGACCGTAATTGTGGTGACTGGCTCGGTCAGAATTCTCGCGAATGCGGCCAATGGGCATGTCCCTGCCGATGCAGTGCTGGCGCTGGTTGGGTTCGAGCTGATCGCTTTTATGCCCCGCATGGTGGCAGTAACCTGCATGGTGTCCGTTTTGTGGGTGCTGACGCGCTGGTGGCGTGATCATGAAATGGCCATCTGGCTATCGTCCGGTGTGTCACTGACTTCATTGATCACGCCAGTGATCCAGTTTGCGGTTCCGCTCGCACTGGTATCCGGTGTACTGAGCATTGGCCTCACCCCTTGGGCCTTCCAGAAGCGGACGGAGTATCAAGAACTGATGTCGCGCCGTGACGAAGTCAACAATGTCGCTGCCGGCATCTTTAAAGAGTCCCGCAATGGCGATCAGGACCAGGTCTACTACGTCGAAAATTTCTCCGGCGAAGCGGGTGCGGGTAAAAATGTCTTTATCAAAATGGCCAAGGAAGGGCGGCAGATTGTTGTCGTCGCTCGAGAAGGCTTCCTTGCGCGCGAAACTGACGGCAGTCGCTGGGCTATTTTGCGCGATGGCCGTCGTTATGAGGGTGCAATTGGTCAGGCAGACTATCGGGTCATCGACTTCAAGCAAGCTCGCGTTCGCCTAGAAGAAGGCGAGCGGCAGGCGATTAGTGCGCAAACTAAAGCGACTGATTCGCTGACCCTCTGGCGCAGCAGTGATCCAGAACATCAGGCTGAACTGGCTTGGCGCATTGCTATTCCAGTCTGCACGCTGATGCTGGCGCTGCTGTCGATTCCGATCGCCTACGTCAATCCTCGCGTGGGCCGCGCCTACAATCTGGCGCTGGCACCTGTCATGTTCTTTATCTACAACGGCCTGCTGGATGTCGGGCAAAACTGGCTGGCATCAGGACGCTGGCCGATGTGGATCGGTATGTGGCCATTCCATATTGCAGCGCTAACCCTGACTGTGATTCTTTTCTTCCGCCGTATGAGACCCGAGAAATGAAAGTATTAACCCGTTACCTCATTTCTCATTTGCTGCGAGTGGGTGGATTGTGTCTGCTGGGTTGGTTGTCATTGTTCGCCTTTTTCGATGTTATCCGCGAACTTGGCGCGCTGACCGGCGACTATCAATTCGTCAAGATGCTGATGTTTGTGATCCTGACCCTGCCTGGACATGCATATGAGTTAATGCCGGTAGCCACCCTGTTTGGCGGCTTGCTGGCATTGGCTGCGCTGAGTCAGGATTCCGAATACACGGTGATGCGTACAAGTGGCGTCAGCCTGGCGCGAATCGTATGGACTCTGGTGGGAACGGGACTGCTGTTTGCCGCTTTCACGATTGTACTGGGTGAATGGGTGGTGCCTGCTAGCGAACGAAGTGCCAAACAATTGAAACTGGCCGCCTCTGGCAAAATTGTGGAACAGGATTTGCGCTCCGGATTCTGGGCCAAGGATGGTCGTGATTTTATTAATGTCCGCCATATTTTGCCCGATGGCACATTGCGCGGCGTAACGGTTATTTCCTTTGATGACGCTCACAGAATGACCGGCTATTTGTACGCAGGAGCAGGCCATCCCGTACAGGATCAAGTCTGGACTCTGGAGGATGTGAACCAAACCCGTATCGCATCTCAGCAAGTCACCCTCTCCCATCTGGCTAATATGGAATGGCACTCCATCCTGAGTAAAGACACACTCTCTACCCTCCTGCTGGAGCCAGAGAAAATGTCAGCAAAGCAGTTATGGACGTATATGGGCTATTTGAGTCAGAACAGCCAGGATAATAGCCGCTATCAGGTTGCATTATGGTCCAAGCTATTTTATCCGCTGGCCTGTATCCCCATGCTGATTTTGGCCTTACCCTTTGCACAAGGGCAAAGACGCTCGGGCGGTTTGGGCATGAAACTGTTTATGGGCGTGATGCTTGGGCTGGTGTTCTATTTCTTTAATCAGCTGGTAGGCTCAATGGGCAAGATAAAGGGATGGTCACCGATTATGTCCGCTACGCTTCCCTCTGTTGTGTTTCTGTTAGCTGCGTTATTGATGCTGTGGCGACAGGAAAAGCGCTAAGATCGGGGTTGAGCGTTGCATTTCTGCAGCGATTGAGTTTCGATTTGGCATTGCAAAGATCAATTGACTATAGTTTTCGAATGATGAATCAGGCACTTATGGCATGTGCTTATCATCTTTTCGGGAGCGTGTCGCGTGCGAACCATGCGGTTGGGGTGTCTTGCACCAGTCTTTTATCTGGCATGTCTGCTTGCCAGTAGGAGCGCCGCATCTGCAGATTTCCTGACAAGGGATGAGCGCGAATGGATTGCTGCGCATCCCGTCATTCTGTGTGCATCCAATATTCAGCGACCACCTTTTCTGTACCTGACCGACCAAGATAAGCAGGGCGGCCTAACGATTCATTATCTCTCTGCGGTCAGTCGGCTGACAGGACTGAAGTTTCAATTTGTTCAGCCAACGATGTCTGATGCGTCGACGGATCAATTAAAAGCAAAATCAGTCGATTTACTTTTGTCGATGGCTTCTCCCGATCAAATGATTGCGGGAAAGGGCTTCAGTCTCGAATATCTGCGTCTCCCGGCTGTTCTATTGCGAAAAGGTGCACAAATCGCTGGCAATCGTGAATTGAGTAAGATCGTTGCCGATTATGCGATACATCCGGGTGAATTAAGCTTGACCGGCAAAGGTGCGGTACAACTTGTCCATGCGGTGAGTTCCACTGCGGCAAGGCAGCAATTTCAGGCGAGCGCTGTCGATGCGATCGTTACAGATCTGGGATCGGCGATGTACGATCTGAATCATGATGGTGAGTTTGGCGTATCACTGGAAGGCAAACTGCCCGGAGAATATCGCTTATTCATGCAATGGCGAGATGACTGGGATATGCTAGGACGGATTTTGAACAAGTCCTTAAACAGCATGACGCCCGATGTTCGTCAGGCAATTTTTACCACAGAAGTACTCAAAGCCCCTCGACCGCAAACTATACCCACGTGGGCCTATCTATC encodes the following:
- a CDS encoding DNA translocase FtsK 4TM domain-containing protein, whose protein sequence is MQFFRRKGNQARVSRADSNPLPAPVAAILRESWWLAAVVAAIYLVIILASYSPGDPGWSHVSPQTLIRNKGGAFGAWCADVLLSVFGYSAWWLVAFCMSAIWWGYRRLEKVNEDQRLVIVAVVGFMMILLSSSSLEALRLHSLTWPLPDAPGGIIGLALGGLLFHALGFIGATLALLASFSIGMSLFVGVSWLGMMEKLGTWVETRVLSVFERVEAFQDRRAGERAATARADKVKVERQRFEDAPAIVIQDPLPEQPPEESPREIRAREKAAAQAAQASLFEEAALPPWEEPGEPDLPAAPAALDLPEIDTFESDVAPIREPVPAVPVAPVAAPAIPHKTVVKKTPPLIKHGRPELPDITLLAPPPPSQELVSHETIEYTSRLIERKLAEFGVEVKVVAAYPGPVITRYEIEPATGVKGSQIVNLMKDLARALSLISIRVVETIPGKTYMGLELPNPKRQIVRLSEIIGSQPYHDSSSLLTMAFGKDISGKPVVSDLAKAPHMLVAGTTGSGKSVAMNAIILSMLYKATADEVRLIMIDPKMLELSIYEGIPHLLAPVVTDMKHAANALNWCVGEMEKRYRLMSAMGVRNLAGFNQKLKEAEKRGERLTNPFSLTPENPEPLAHLPMIVVLIDELADLMMVAGKKIEELIARLAQKARAAGIHLILATQRPSVDVITGLIKANIPTRMAFQVSSKIDSRTILDQMGAESLLGQGDGLFLPPGSGYPQRIHGAFVADEEVHAVVEFLKQQGEPNYIEGILTGAVEGEGGGSGEFGLSGGEGEGDAMYDEAVAFVIKSRKASISSVQRQLRIGYNRAARLVEQMEAAGLVSPPEHNGNRTVLVPAREEA
- a CDS encoding DUF4241 domain-containing protein, which gives rise to MNLHTLYPDRWKALANESASWHLPDGTEARMRFFTVEAGQLWLQSGRLVPCDPFASLQWRENGQLELEPGQYRVVVTVADISEAQDGSDCRDAYLSLIVNDQPATHWFFLAALPEDMDYPDDLEDHQFIGIEAAQGAVGFVDADAVERLMPDPALEDWEDWVFDSGEPDAWLAQLEDPDNVAAGIANIRLPNAQNGENIVICGAGFGEGNYPVVGTFTADGHLTAVHIDLMMLPVSPMPEWD
- a CDS encoding lytic transglycosylase domain-containing protein translates to MTTRLTLPCLLMLSAMSLPALAGAQKEEVLSAAVSTAMQRSINSDAEPRLVFSHPSEGQVWLAEMSRRLEKKVPDAFMREKLLTAIQYEATRAGLDPQMVLGLIYVESGFRKYAISSAGARGLMQVMPFWVRQIGANEHNLFDMYTNLRFGCTILRHYLDIENGDLYRALGRYNGSLGKPEYPNMVLSAWKGMFDWRVGSKVIAAN
- a CDS encoding proline--tRNA ligase, which encodes MRTSQYFLSTLKEAPSEAELISHKLMLRAGLIKKLGSGLYTWMPLGLRVLRKIETVVREEMNAAGAMEVLMPAIQPAELWQESGRWEIFEKGLMLRIKDRHDREFCFGPTHEEVITDIARNEIKSYKQLPLNFYQIQTKFRDETRPRYGVMRAREFLMKDAYSFHVDFPSLEKTYWRMHEAYSNTFRRLGLTFRPVAADTGAIGGDGSHEFHVLAEAGEDWLAYCPTSDYAANVELAEALAPTTPRAAATEALRDVDTPKQTTCEQVAQLMGIGIERTVKLVAAIAEGKLNIFLLRGDHSLNEIKVGKLPDMNDFRLATEEEIRAFFNCPPGFLGPIGIDRSKVRLIADQTVAAMSDFVVGANKPKFHLAGVNWGRDLPEADIVADIRNVVAGDPSPDGKGVLALCKGIEVGHIFQLRTKYSAAMKCTYLDAEGQLQPMEMGCYGIGVSRVVGAAIEQNHDERGIVWPEALAPFTVAIVGVGYHRSEAVKSAADALYAQLTAAGIDALLDDRDERPGSMFADMELIGIPHRITIGDKSLADGKIEYVHRKSGDKDLVAVADALSFIQGRLGK
- a CDS encoding DNA polymerase III subunit chi; protein product: MARVSFYFNVQNHDLALCQLANKALNRGLTLGILTGSISASAAMDTFLWQVPDIGFLPHCVHDHPLAEHTPVLIAHSIAHIPERNVLFNASGQPCGQPERFDRVIEIVALDDIPARDLARERARQYRSQGLTVDFTDMAASRPG
- a CDS encoding leucyl aminopeptidase, giving the protein MLSAYRPNTSTFRAAIVKTPQLRDAILQESTVEFSIKASALDKLKSPVLVIAVRNGKELSAAGQALDAAANGHISAVIKLGDLSAKAGSTVVLHKVAGVAAERIVLVSLGDSEKEYRAAYGAAARIVDGFAVKEAVFAIDQLPEGKTLEWSVEEAACAVVDASYRFDQTKSKKDTRQALAKATFVVVKGGEKAAEAAAARGQALGTAVNYAKDLGNLAPNYCTPTYLAGRAQEIAKQFGMKVEILERPALEKLGMGSFISVAKGSTEAMKLIVLKHEGGKKGDKPVVLVGKAITFDSGGISLKPGEGMDEMKYDMMGGGSVIATMHAVGELKLPLNVIAIVPACENMPAGNASKPGDIVTTMNGLTVEILNTDAEGRLILCDALTYAERFTPAAVVDVATLTGACVIALGHITTGLYANKDALAQELMAASATSGDRAWHMPLFEEYHEGLKSNFADLANVGGRPGGSITAACFLSRFTEKYDWAHLDVAGTAWKSGAQKGATGRPVPLLTRFLQARAALASVAVSAKPAAKASAKPAAKSEAKPAAKAASKPAAKPAAKASKAAKK
- the lptF gene encoding LPS export ABC transporter permease LptF, producing MHSALKFFGQICVPRKQIFTRSLLREFSSTAAASFIVLLTVIVVTGSVRILANAANGHVPADAVLALVGFELIAFMPRMVAVTCMVSVLWVLTRWWRDHEMAIWLSSGVSLTSLITPVIQFAVPLALVSGVLSIGLTPWAFQKRTEYQELMSRRDEVNNVAAGIFKESRNGDQDQVYYVENFSGEAGAGKNVFIKMAKEGRQIVVVAREGFLARETDGSRWAILRDGRRYEGAIGQADYRVIDFKQARVRLEEGERQAISAQTKATDSLTLWRSSDPEHQAELAWRIAIPVCTLMLALLSIPIAYVNPRVGRAYNLALAPVMFFIYNGLLDVGQNWLASGRWPMWIGMWPFHIAALTLTVILFFRRMRPEK
- the lptG gene encoding LPS export ABC transporter permease LptG, encoding MKVLTRYLISHLLRVGGLCLLGWLSLFAFFDVIRELGALTGDYQFVKMLMFVILTLPGHAYELMPVATLFGGLLALAALSQDSEYTVMRTSGVSLARIVWTLVGTGLLFAAFTIVLGEWVVPASERSAKQLKLAASGKIVEQDLRSGFWAKDGRDFINVRHILPDGTLRGVTVISFDDAHRMTGYLYAGAGHPVQDQVWTLEDVNQTRIASQQVTLSHLANMEWHSILSKDTLSTLLLEPEKMSAKQLWTYMGYLSQNSQDNSRYQVALWSKLFYPLACIPMLILALPFAQGQRRSGGLGMKLFMGVMLGLVFYFFNQLVGSMGKIKGWSPIMSATLPSVVFLLAALLMLWRQEKR